One Candida dubliniensis CD36 chromosome 1, complete sequence genomic region harbors:
- a CDS encoding clathrin assembly protein 2 small chain, putative (Similar to C. albicans APS2;~Similar to S. cerevisiae APS2), whose translation MSIHFILVLNRQGKSRLVKWFDNSYTPQQKQQYISDIHRLISSRDSKHQSNFVEFQQNKLVYRRYAGLYFLCGIDLIDSELSYLESLHFFVEILDIYFDSVCEVDLVFNFYKLYYILDEIYLGGEIQELSKKKILNRLSYLDGLD comes from the coding sequence ATGTCAATACATTTTATATTAGTCCTTAATCGTCAAGGCAAATCACGATTAGTTAAATGGTTTGACAATTCATATACAccacaacaaaaacaacaatatataCTGGACATTCATCGATTAATCAGTAGTCGAGATTCCAAACATCAATctaattttgttgaatttcaacaaaataaattagtATATAGACGATACGCTggattatattttttatgtggtattgatttaattgattcagAATTGAGTTATTTAGAAAGTTTACATTTTTTCGTGGAAATTTTggatatttattttgataGTGTTTGTGAAGTTGATCTTGTATTTAATTTctataaattatattatatattagaTGAAATTTATCTTGGTGGAGAAATACAAGAATTactgaaaaagaaaattctAAATCGATTAAGTTATTTAGATGGATTAGATTGA
- a CDS encoding Yeast KU70 protein homologue, putative (Similar to S. cerevisiae YKU70;~Similar to S. cerevisiae YKU701;~Similar to C. albicans YKU701;~Similar to C. albicans YKU702), translated as MSWHNQSNDPNNDDEYGNKKFKQYEIKEGIAFLIEITPELLTPQLNLNSHSQLFEILSSINDLMQELIITSRSTGIGIYFYNCDKSNKLSSMKNINCIGFERLFHLNVLNLANMKKLNDLIQDDINNIKSIDEIFKYQPLKKIDMKLGKKQSQSETQPQTQSQSQSSGSIQETQLTVVLNKMIDEFINKKEFNKRRMVWITTNDKPYHEESEREALWRTIDDFYYYGFFIEPLFLSTNGQKPFDFELYKDIFMNTNYLKKSQENSENLTRTVYDNDDDQNNDDDENLIKPSGGFSKDSVVFKKSVVGDQIRKTIFRIKEVRRIQFTCDLILSDNGKVGGGFGCTIKGYMLYSHEKINRNELLLYTRSETLKKVFVSTKLMQNGKIIEIAKDSNKSYQDRKEEAGIKKGYEIGGGQDIVILNKQQLEFLTNYSFDHRLKDSDDHHDGEDGNDSLETDISDDDDDDEKVGMTGGETKPVLFSKAPYLKLIGFRDISHFNPVYSCGAPIFVTPDIDNGMTSSAVTGGFTNSFKTFASLYRSCVKLNQYAIVFGCTRSNSRPYLYALYPTQTTNSSKIPFSKKLDDSDDDDDDNDNDNVDKNQDEFPQGFLLIKLPWLEDVRALPREYITNTQREAIHNDDSLIESFKQLLPKFELSHYDPREFPNASLNYFYKVIKHEILQMEFKLSQKPLIENDITMQKLVQLKNSINNDDTAIELLQKINSRMDEIDSTIGVEVLKRKQMEIDNQTDKKKEKKFKSGPISDQEILHAWENNQLDRFSMDQLKEFKRKYPEVKSANRKAELIENISQFINTHKR; from the coding sequence ATGAGTTGGCATAATCAATCCAATGATCCTAACAATGACGATGAATATGGcaataaaaaattcaaacaatatGAAATCAAAGAAGGTATTgcatttttaattgaaataacACCAGAATTATTAACTCCTCAActtaatttaaattctcATAgtcaattatttgaaatattatcaagtataaatgatttaatgcaagaattaattattacTTCTAGAAGTACTGGGATtggaatatatttttataattgtgataaatcaaataaattatcatcaatgaaaaatattaattgtattggatttgaacgattatttcatttgaatgtattaaatttagcaaatatgaaaaaattaaatgatttaattcaagatgatataaataatattaaatcaattgatgaaatttttaaatatcaaccattaaagaaaattgatATGAAATTAGGTAAAAAACAATCACAATCTGAAACACAACCACAGACACAATCACAATCACAATCATCAGGTTCAATACAAGAAACTCAATTGACAGTagttttaaataaaatgattgatgaatttattaataaaaaagagTTTAATAAACGAAGAATGGTTTGGATTACTACTAATGATAAACCATATCATGAAGAATCTGAACGTGAAGCATTATGGAgaacaattgatgatttttattattatgggTTTTTCATTGAaccattatttttatcTACCAATGGACAAAAaccatttgattttgaattatataaagatatttttatgaatacaaattatttgaaaaaaagtCAAGAGAATCTGGAAAATTTAACCCGCACTGTttatgataatgatgatgatcaaaataatgatgacgatgaaaATCTTATTAAACCAAGTGGTGGATTTTCTAAAGATAGTGTTGTTTTCAAGAAATCTGTCGTTGGTGATCAAATTAGGAAAACTATATTTAGAATCAAAGAAGTTAGACGAATACAATTTACTTgtgatttaattttaagTGATAATGGTAAAGTTGGTGGTGGATTTGGTTGTACTATTAAAGGATACATGTTATATTCTcatgaaaaaattaatcgtaatgaattattactTTATACAAGATCAGAAACCCTTAAAAAAGTATTTGTAAGTACTAAATTGATGcaaaatggaaaaataattgaaattgcaAAAGATTCCAACAAATCATATCAAGATCGGAAAGAAGAGGCGGGAATAAAAAAGGGATATGAGATTGGTGGTGGACAAGATATTGttatattaaataaacaacaattagAATTCCTCACCAATTATTCTTTTGATCATAGATTAAAAGATAGTGATGATCATCATGATGGTGAAGATGGAAATGATAGTTTGGAAACAGATATAtcagatgatgatgatgatgatgaaaaagtAGGAATGACAGGTGGAGAAACAAAGCCAGTGTTGTTTTCTAAAGCTCCATACTTGAAATTAATTGGGTTTAGAGATATTTCACATTTTAACCCTGTATATTCCTGTGGTGCACCGATTTTTGTTACAcctgatattgataatggaATGACATCTTCAGCAGTTACCGGTGGATTTActaattctttcaaaacATTTGCTTCATTATATCGATCATGTgtgaaattaaatcaatatgcCATTGTTTTCGGTTGTACAAGAAGTAATTCTCGACCCTATTTGTATGCTTTATATCCTActcaaacaacaaactcATCCAAAATACCATTTCTGAAAAAACTCGATGAcagtgatgatgatgatgatgataatgataatgataatgttgataaaaatCAAGATGAATTCCCACAAGGTTTCCTACTAATTAAGTTACCTTGGCTTGAAGATGTTCGGGCATTACCTAGAGAATATATCACAAATACTCAACGAGAAGCCATCCATAATGATGACAGTTTAATTGAAAgttttaaacaattattgCCTAAATTTGAACTTCTGCATTATGATCCTCGAGAATTCCCTAATGCatcattaaattatttttataaagTTATCAAACATGAAATTTTACAAATGGAATTTAAACTTTCTCAAAAACCATTAATAGAAAATGATATAACAATGCAAAAATTGgtacaattgaaaaattcaataaataatgatgatactgctattgaattattacaaaAGATTAATTCTCGTAtggatgaaattgattctaCTATTGGTGTTGAAGTTTTGAAACGGAAACAAATGgaaattgataatcaaactgataaaaagaaagaaaaaaaatttaaatcagGTCCAATTTCTGATCAAGAAATATTACATGCATGggaaaataatcaattggatCGATTTTCAATGgatcaattgaaagaatttaaaagaaaatatccTGAAGTTAAATCAGCTAATAGGAAAGctgaattgattgaaaacaTTAGTCAGTTCATAAATACTCATAAAAGATAA
- a CDS encoding dTMP kinase, putative (Similar to S. cerevisiae CDC8;~Similar to C. albicans CDC8) produces MARGQLILIEGLDRSGKSTQASILSTKLSPSKLIKFPDRSTPIGKLINEYLTNKSFTLSDQSAHLLFSANRWELSQQIQDLLNQGYFIILDRYIYSGIAYTLAKNDFHDETISQGKNKQQLNNVDWLLSPDKGLPKPDLTLFLTLDLEEISKRKGWGDERYELQQFQAKVKQCFLEILDTNDDPTIRIVDVGGKTIDQVTTQLWEIIETNKNHELINDAIQFIT; encoded by the coding sequence ATGGCAAGAGGTCAATTAATCTTAATTGAAGGTCTTGATAGATCTGGCAAATCCACTCAAGCATCAATACTATCTACTAAATTATCTCCTtctaaattaattaaatttccTGATCGTTCAACTCCAATTGGGAAATTAATCAATGAATATTTAACCAACAAATCATTTACATTAAGCGATCAATCAGctcatttattatttctgGCAAATAGATGGGAATTGAGTCAACAAATAcaagatttattaaatcaagGATATTTCATCATATTGGATcgttatatatattctgGTATTGCTTATACATTGGCCAAGAATGATTTCCATGATGAAACCATATCACAAGgtaaaaacaaacaacaattgaacaACGTTGATTGGTTATTATCTCCAGATAAAGGATTACCTAAACCTGATTTGACATTATTTCTCACTTTAGATTTAGAAGAGATTAGTAAACGGAAAGGATGGGGTGATGAACGTTATGAATTACAACAATTCCAAGCTAAAGTTAAGCAATGTTTTTTAGAAATATTAGATACTAATGATGATCCAACTATACgtattgttgatgttggtgGGAAAACCATTGATCAAGTAACTACTCAATTATGGGAAATCATCGAGACTAATAAAAACcatgaattaattaatgatgcTATACAATTTATTACTTAA